A region of the Pseudorca crassidens isolate mPseCra1 chromosome 9, mPseCra1.hap1, whole genome shotgun sequence genome:
ACCTCCATTACCGCTTCTGCGAGGAGTAGAGAAGGAGGCGTGTGGGGACGCCCGCCCTCCTGCACACTCCATTTTGAGgacggggtggggctgggaagagCCAGTGGCAAAGAGGGGCGGGACGAGGAGGGGGCGAAAGGGGAGACGGGGCCCCTCTTTGGTGGCCTCTCGCCTTGGCCGTGAGGCCCCAGTCCACTCGGCTCCTGGACGGTGGAGGCGGCAGCAGCGAGGGGGCAATGGCGGAGGACGAGCCGAAGCCGACCCAGCTGGACACGCCCCTGGTCCTGGGCGAGGACCTGACCAAGCAGATGCGGCTGCGCGTGGAGAGTCTGAAGCAGCGCggggggaggagccaggatggCGAGAAGCTGCCGCCGCCAGCCGAGTCCATGTACCGCATCGACTTCATCCAGCAGCAGAGGCTGGACGTCGTGCTGGACAAGCCGGGCAGGGTCACCATCACGGGCACCTCCCAGATCTGGATGCCCGACCTCACCGACCTCACCAACCTCATGACGCGGCAGCTGCTGGACCGCGCTGCCATCTTCTGGCGCAAGGAGGACTCGGAAGCCATGGATTGGAATGAGGCCGACGCCCTGGAGTTTGGGGAGCGCCTTTCCGAGCTGGCCAAGATCCGCAAGGTCATGTACTTCCTCATCACCTTCAGCGAGGGCGTCGAGCCTGCCAGCCTCAAGGCCTCCGTGGTCTTTAGCCAGCTCTGATGGCAGCTGCCCGCTGCTACCCTCTCCCTTGGCCCACCTGCCTGACCCCTGCCCATACCCCTTTCCcccatgtgtgtgtttggggacaTTCTTCTAGCTGCTGGCCTGTACTTGGCTTGGCCGGGACCCCTGAGCCTgcgtccttccttctctcctttccctggtGCTGGCGCTCCTGTTCACGGGAGGAAGATGCAAGGGCTCCGTAGTCTAGAAGCTGACCTGGCTGCCGCTGCTTCTGCCGTAGACCATGGAGACCTGGTCGGGGCTAGTGTGGGGAGATGGAGAGGCCTTGGGAGATGGCCTTCTCTCTGCTCCATTGTtgggagagagactgagagacca
Encoded here:
- the OMP gene encoding olfactory marker protein; its protein translation is MAEDEPKPTQLDTPLVLGEDLTKQMRLRVESLKQRGGRSQDGEKLPPPAESMYRIDFIQQQRLDVVLDKPGRVTITGTSQIWMPDLTDLTNLMTRQLLDRAAIFWRKEDSEAMDWNEADALEFGERLSELAKIRKVMYFLITFSEGVEPASLKASVVFSQL